The DNA sequence GGACTCATGCCTGTACCTCCTGCATTTCAATCGCTCGCTCATCGGGATGGATCCAGGAAGCAGACAACTGGACGACACTGGAAATAATCGCGGCCCAGGTCAGACCCATTACAACCGGGAAGGCCCAGATGGCTGTGATGACGTAAGCCACGAAAACCGTCAGCAGGACAGAACGGACTCTGAATTTTCGCGGGCGGAAGGCATCAGCGTGCCACCACCAGCGACGGAAACAGAACAGCAACCCGAAGAACACGACGTAGGAAATCAACGTAGGTTGTCCATTCGGCAGCACCAGGGAATAAGGTCCAATCACGTTGAACAGGGGTTTTAATCCCAGATACATTCCTCGAGAATCGGGCAGGTCGGTCAGTAACAGTTCGGTCTGCAACAGATAGATCAGTGAGCCGACGACGACGCCCGCACCCAGCCAGATAATCCGACGCGTACTCTGATCGAACGACTTACCTTCCGTGAGCTTGGCTACCAGTAACGCACCCCAGGCAGCGATCAATGTGCCGAAAGTAAGCAGTCCAAAGGGGGCCAGATCGGTGCCGCTCCAGAAACCGTTGGCGATACGTCCATCGGTGAAGCAGACCACGCCGGCCGCGATGACCAGTGTGCAGACGACTGCTTTGACGATGGAATTGCAGATATCGTATGTTCGAGCGCGCCGGGACACAGAACGGGGCGTCAGCGGCGTCAGGTTTCTGGAAAAACGCGGTTTACGACGGTGCTGTTCGCGGACCCGACAGCGTTCTGCTTCTGCCTTCTGCTGTTCCCGCTCGCGGATGATCTGTGTCTCCTGCAGAACCTGTTCGCGATAAGCTTGGGCTTCGGCCTGATTCTGCTGTGCGGGCTGTTTATCCCAGAGATCGCTGATCGGAGGAGGACCTTTCACGATGGCGCTAAACAGTCCGGAGAAGAGCATTCGACTTGAACCCGCGGTGAGCAGAAGTCCGCCACAAAAAGCACAGATCAAAATTCCCGACGCGAAGAGCGGCGCACCGGCGAAAACCCCCACCACGGCCATGAGCAGTCCAAAAGCGAGCATCACGATCAGCAGAATGGCCGGCAGTAACAGCAGGCTGTATGCCCAGTGTTTGTCTGATTGCGCTATGTTAGAATCCGTGCCTCTGGAAGGCTGCCCATTGACTGCTTCGTATTCGAAAGAGTCATTGGGAATTTCCGTAACAGTGTCGCGTTGGAACAGAGCCCGCTCGAATTCGCGTTTGAATTGTTTGATGTCAGAAATTCGCTGCTGTGGATCTTTTTCCAGAGCCCGTCCCACAACGGCTCTCAGGTGAGCCGGCAGACGACTGAGGTCCGGCTTCTCAGAGAGATGTTTCATCAGAATCTCTGCCGTCGATTCCCCGTCGAAGGGAACGACGCCGGTCACCATCTCGTAAACCAGGACACCGGCCGCATAGACATCGACTTCCTTGCCGTAACGCCCTCGTGCGACTTCAGGCGCCATGTAGTGTACTGTGCCCACGCTCTGCGTATTTGCACTGCGGCGACTGTGGGTAATAAACTTGGACAGACCCACGTCACCGACTTTGATGATCTCGCCATCTCGAAAAACGTTGGATGGTTTCAAATCCCGGTGTACGAGACCGCGGCTGTGTAGATACGACAGGCCTTCAGAAATTCCGGAGAGCCAGTACCGGACCTGCTCCATCGGCATCCCGTCGGGATACTGTTGCAGTGCCTTGTCCAGTCCCTGGCCCGAGACGTACTCCATCACCACCCAGTGATCGCCGTCCCGGTCCGTTTTGACATCAAAGATGGTGACCAGGTTGGGATGTTTGAGATTCAGGCACTGTGTGACTCCCCGCAGTTCGACGTCCATGTTCTGCTGCAGCAGTTTTAAGGCGACCTCTTTACCGGAATCGGTCAGGGCGTAGTACACCTCACCAAATCCGCCCCGATCGATGGCGCGTTTGATCGTAAATCCTTCAAGAGGCTTTGATTCTGGTGCGAAGGTGAATTTCATGGCCGCTTCCATCCGTTAAACAACGTTGTTGTCGTACGGTACTGTTTCTAGTGACTCTGTTTGAATAACGTTCACAGAGTCATTCTGGTTCATAGTTTTTCGTAAGTTTTACTGCCCCGTCTGCTTAATTCGTTCCGGTCGACGCACAATGTAGTACAGCAAGGCTCCCAGTGCCTGCAGGAGAATAATCACAACGGCCCAGATAATTTTATCATTTCCCTCTGAGGGTTCGTATTTCAGGCAGTCAATCAGCATCCAGATCCAGAACACAAAATAAAGGACCGTAAAGGCCAGTGAGAATAAAAATAGAATGAGACTTATGATTGAGAACATGATGCCGATTTCCATAGTACAAACTGTGTTGTTACGCGAGACAACCCCGAAGCAGATTAAACAATAACCTCCCAGCGAAAGCGAAGTTCAGGACCACTCACCAGGCAACCCGGGGTTAAAACGGCTCCCTGTGAGGCAGGCTTTTCATTCACATAGATCTCCTGTCGCGAACGACAGAGGACCTGGTCTCCCTGGCGGTAAATCACGACAGATCCCGGCCAGTTCTTACAGACAATATGATTTTCTCCGGTAGCGCCCAGCAGGCAGTTGTCGGCCATCAGTACGATTCCATCCAGCCGTTGCTGAGGCTGATGGAAACTGGTGAACTCCAGACAGGCAGATGTGCTGAGTGCGGTTGGCTGGGTAAATGACAGGATGGTGTCCTGGTTCAGTTTAAGCGTCGCCCGGTCCGACAGCAAGACTCGATCATTGACGGGTCGTTCCTGGCAGAGCACTGGGGCATGGGCTTCCAGATAGTAACTTTCTCCGGAACGGGTAATCGTTGCGTGGTGTCGCGACAGGTTCGACAGTAAGGCCAGATCAGCCCATTCAGAACGTAGTGGGCTGCTGGAACCTGGTTTCCCCGGGCCCCCGATTCGCAGGGTCTCCTGCAGATAAACCAGCCAGGTGCCGACTCCGTCAATCCACAGCAGGTAATTCGTACCCGCATCAGTGGGGGCAGCAGACTGCCGGTCGTCTCTGGATGTGGGAGAAAAGAAGCCCAATGAAATTCCCCTGGGAAAACGCGGATGTGTCAGGAACCGGCGGTCCGGTTACCCTCTCATTTTAACGGATTAGAAAACGAATTGTGCGAAAGAATCCTGTTTTTACTGCGGTATTGACTGTTTTTCAAACCAGGCAACGGTGGCAGGCAGCCTTGTTTCACAACAAATCCTGCCTGCCACCCCCTCGCGCCTATGGTTCGCTACGATCACACAGCGATTATTGTGCAACGACCTTGTCGCCGGACTTCAGTTTGAAGTATTCATCCATCTGCTTTACGACATCCCGTTTCTCTTCGACTTTAGTGTCGACGGGAATCAGACCGGTGAACTTGCCTTCGGCGTCCAGCAGCTTCTCTTTGACGTCCAGCTGCTTATTCAGATCGCGGATCAGACCTTTTGCTCGCGTGAGCTGTGAGTTGTCGATCTGCAGATTGCTGACCGTTTCAGCAGCCTGAACTGATTTGAGACGTGCTTCCAGCTGTTCGATCTGTACTTCCAGGTCCATCTTGGAAGACAGCATGTTTTCCAGCTTTTCGCGATTGGCATCCAGTGCTTTTTCGCGGGCTTTCAAAATCTGCTGGTTGCGTTTCAGGGTCTCGGAAGCGACCTTAAAACGATCAAACCGTTGTGCCAGGTCATTGCGAATGTCATCCTTGGAATAAGTCCGACTTGCATAAACGAACTCTGTATCGTTCGATTCCAGGTCAGACCGCAGCGTGAACATGGCCTCTTTCTGCTGTTTCATCGCCAGCTCTGAGTCATGCATTTCCTGTTGCAGGGTTTCTACATCTACCTGCTGCTCAGCGATCACGTGCATGCAACGCCGGATATCCGGGACCAGGTCTTCTACCATCTTACGGGCACGTTCGACTTCAAAATCGACGGGAACTTCCGATTTCACAGCTTCCCGTACCGAATTGCCGGCCGTCTTCATGTAACTCACAACATCACGGCCAAAGACGAAGGTTCCCAGCGTGGCCAGCACTGCAGCACCTATCAAGATTTTCTTGCCAAAAAATAACATTGTCCAGACTCCCTCACTCCAAGATATGTTCGATTCGGAACAGTAGGCCAAACCGATCGGCCACGTTACAAAGAGTGATTCGCTGGAGAAAATCGATTATTGACCGTTTTTCAAAAGTTTTGACGCGATAAAATAAAAACGCCGTATCTCTCTACAGTATCGAGGGATACGGCGTCTTGTTTTGTTCGATCAATGTCGAAATTTAGCCGGCTGGCAGTGCCTTCAGGAAGAAATCGATAAAGTTCTGCGACATAATGCCTTTGATGTCAGCCTCGCTATAGCCCCGCTTTTCCAGGATACTCGCGTACATCTCAAGGTCCGCAATCGTATCCAGATCGTGCGGCGTCTGTTCTTTACCAAAACCACCGTCAAGGTCGGTTCCCATCCCGCAATGCTTCGCATTACCCGCCAGCTGGCAGATGTGATCGGTGTGGTTGGCGATATCTTCGATGGAAGTCGTTTTGGGATCAGAAACGCCGATCGTCCAGCCCGGTTTGATCATCCAGTTATCGAACGCACAGCCAATGACGGCCCCGCGTTCGATCAGGGCTTTGATCTGCTCATCGGTCAGCTGGCGATCCGCATCCACCAGCGCACGGCAGTTGTGATGGCTGGCCAGCACAGGCCCCTGGAAAATCTCCAGAGCTTCCCAGAAGGACTGATCAGCCAGGTGGGTTACATCCAGTAACATGCCGACCCGATCCATCTCTTTCAGCAGGGCAGGGCCTTCCTCTTTGAGACCACCGGTGCTGCCCGTTCCGTAGCAGTACGGACCAGGCCCATAATGCGCGGGGCCCAGAATTCGCAGGCCAGCATTAAACCAGTGCTCGATCTGACCGGGTGAGAGAATCGGCGGAGCCCCTTCCATGCTCAGAATGAACCCGATGGGAATCGTGCTGCCTTCTTCGCGAGCGGCTGCCTCGTTGGCTTCCCACTCCTCGACGTGACTCTTCAGGGTCTTACTGTCCGGAATTTCCCGCAGAACCCCCTTCTCCACCATGGCCCGGTAATAGGCCAACTGTCCCATGGCGACCCCATAGGCGGCTTCGCGGGACTGATAATGTGTCAGTGCTGCATCCTTGCGATGCAGGCGGGGGAGCAGCGTGGAGATGGTCATTCCCACGCCTCCTTTGCGAAGTGCATGCCAGGAAACGGTGGCTTCGCCGGGAATAATATTTTCGAACTGCCGTTCAAATTTACGAATTTCGCTGACCGGCAGTTCCAGGTCACGGTTCCATTCGCAGGCGTTCCAGGCCATATCAAGGTGGGCGTCAAAAATCAGCATGAATGTTCTATCCTGAATGTAGGTAGGGATGACCGGGTTCGGTCATCATGATAAGTCAGAGCCACGCAGGGGCGGCTTCAGGTCGAGGCAGGAGTCTCAGGGCCTTCTGTTTCAATTGTGGAGCCACCGCCACAGGCACAGACGCCTGCCGCGAGTGAAAACCAGCCCACAATCAACAGCGTGCCCCCGATGGGCGCGATCGCTCCCCAGAAAGTTTGACCGCTTAAGGTTAAAACGTAAAGACTGCCGGAGAAAAAAATGATTCCCAGCAGAAAACACCAGCCGGCAATGTTGAGCAGCTTCTGTTTTCGCGAAGTCACACCTGCAAAACCAACGGCCAGCAGCGCCAGTGAATGGTACATCTGGTACTGTGCGCCGGTTTTGAAGTCGTTCAGGTATTTCTGGGCAGCGGGCACTTCGACGCCGGTCACCGTTTTTAGCTGGCCCGCATATTTTTCTGCAAAGTAACCATCGATTCCATGCGCAGCAAAGGCACCCAGAATGACGGCCAGTCCACCCAGGGCCGCGCCAATTGTCGACCAGTTGAGAGAGCAGCAGGACATCAGTTTGTCTCCAGAATTATTTAGTAGGATCGCCTGTTCGGCTGACGAACATTAGAGTTCGATTTTTGTTCCCAGTACCTTCAGGAAAGCAGCCAGCCACTGCGGATGGGCAGGCCAGGCAGGTGATGACACCAGGTTCCCATCCACGTGCACGCCATCAATGGCTGTTTCCACATAAGTTCCACCCGCCAGATTCACTTCAGGTCCGCAGGCAGGATACGCAGTACAGCTGCGATCTTTGAGCACTCCTGCTGCTGCCAGCAGTTGCAGTCCATGACAGACGGCGGCCACCGGTTTGCCGGCTTCGAAGAAGCTGCGCGTGATTTCAAGTACGCGCTCATTGAGTCGAATGTATTCGGGAGCCCGTCCGCCGGGAATCAAGAGACCGGTGTAATCATCGGGATTGACCTCTGAGAAAGTCGCATTCAGGGTGAAGTTGTGCCCCCGTTTTTCGGAATACGTCTGATCCCCTTCGAAGTCGTGGATCGAAGTCCGGATGATGTCACCCGCTTTTTTATCCGGACAGACAACGTCGACCTGGTAACCGACCATAGTCAGCGCCTGGAAAGGCACCATGATTTCGTAGTCCTCGACATAATCGCCGGCTAAAAACAGAATTGATTTTGCTGCCATGAATGCGTCTCCCTCTTAAAAAACAGATCAGTGCCTGCGAACAGGAATGTACCTTTCCTGTCTGAGGGGCTCTGATGCTGTGAGATCAGGTTCGAATCGATTTCAGCTGACCAGCAGATAGATCAGCCGTATTCCAATCATAAGAGCCACCGAAAGTAATAACCAGCCAAACTGCTGTCTCAACTGCAGGCCTTTGAGACGGGAGTTCAGGTCCGAGCCCAGTCGAGCACCGATGGTCCCCCCCAGCAGGAGAGCGATTACAATTTCGATACTGACATTGCCGTGCAGGGCATGGGCAATCGTCGATTGAAAAGCCACAATCCAGACAATCACCAGGCTGCAGGTGATGGCGCGATGTGTGGGAATTCCCAGACCAAAAATCAGCATGGGCAGCAGCAGGATTCCCCCACTGATGCCCAGCAGGCCCGAAATCAGTCCGAGCGCCAGCCCAAACCAGGCGATCACCGGAATGGAAAGCGTCCCCTCGAACAGGTTGGGGAAAGTCGCTACCGGCGGGATGAGAAAGCGGTTTTTGAAAATCGCGTCCTTCAATTCTGAGTCCGGTCGACGTGCGCTTCTCAGGGAAATGACGGCCAGTGTCAGCAGCATCAGAAAATAGACAACCAGCACCACCAGGTCCGCTACGATGATCGGCTGTCCGTTCAGCTGGATCTTGGCGGAATTCTTTGCTTTTTCCAGAATGCTGGTCCCGGCGATTACGCCGAGGAACAGTCCTCCCGTGATGACCAGGGGAAAAGCAAGGTCCCGGATTTTGATCTTCCGAGCAAGCAGAGAGGTGGTCGCCGGTCCCAGAATCTGGCAGGCACTGGAGCCGACAGCCAGTTCCATGGGGACACCCAGGACGATATTCAGAATCGGGACGAGCAGAAAACCGCCCCCGACACCGAACATGCCTGCCAGGAAGCCGATCGCGCCCCCGGCCAGCGAAATCAGCAGAAAATCAAACAATCCCACGCTCATTTTCGCACCGCCTCAAATCTGGTAGTCGGGGAAAATGTAGTCGTCATCAGAGTTATTGTTCGAGCGATCTTGCCATTGATTGAAAATCCAGTTCACGATCACTCCCCATAACACGGGGATAATGATGCAGGCGATGATAAAAAAAATCTTATCCAGCATGTACCTGGCCTTCCTGGAAGTTCAAAACGATGTGCTTCGTGTTTAGAGGCAAACAGCGGTTGCTGTCAAGTGTCAGACTCCCCTTCCCTGAGATTGAGCATTGATCTTAGTTGTTTTTTCATGACTTTTATGGGAACATGTACGCACGTTACTATAAATGTCTCTGCCTGTTCTCATCGAGTGTGATCCGCATATGCCAGCCGAATCCTCTGAATCAGACCAGTTACTGCTGGATCAGATCCAGCTTAATCTGATTCAGGGAGTCGGACCGCGCATCCGGCGTTCCCTGCTGGACCAGTTTGGAACACCGAGTCAAATCTTAAATGCCCCTCGACAGGATCTGCTGAACGTGCCGGGGATTGGCGAGAAACTGGCCAACGCCATCATCTATCGTACTGCCAAATCGACGGCTGAAGAAGAACTGCAGCGCTGTCGCGCCGCAGGATACCAGCTGCTGTTTGAGGAGTCCGATGATTACCCATCCCTCTTAAGGGAGATGCCCGATCCCCCTGCCCTGCTCTACTGCAAAGGAGAGATCCTGCCCGAAGACGAACTGGCGGTTGCGATTGTCGGTTCA is a window from the Gimesia benthica genome containing:
- a CDS encoding serine/threonine protein kinase; its protein translation is MKFTFAPESKPLEGFTIKRAIDRGGFGEVYYALTDSGKEVALKLLQQNMDVELRGVTQCLNLKHPNLVTIFDVKTDRDGDHWVVMEYVSGQGLDKALQQYPDGMPMEQVRYWLSGISEGLSYLHSRGLVHRDLKPSNVFRDGEIIKVGDVGLSKFITHSRRSANTQSVGTVHYMAPEVARGRYGKEVDVYAAGVLVYEMVTGVVPFDGESTAEILMKHLSEKPDLSRLPAHLRAVVGRALEKDPQQRISDIKQFKREFERALFQRDTVTEIPNDSFEYEAVNGQPSRGTDSNIAQSDKHWAYSLLLLPAILLIVMLAFGLLMAVVGVFAGAPLFASGILICAFCGGLLLTAGSSRMLFSGLFSAIVKGPPPISDLWDKQPAQQNQAEAQAYREQVLQETQIIREREQQKAEAERCRVREQHRRKPRFSRNLTPLTPRSVSRRARTYDICNSIVKAVVCTLVIAAGVVCFTDGRIANGFWSGTDLAPFGLLTFGTLIAAWGALLVAKLTEGKSFDQSTRRIIWLGAGVVVGSLIYLLQTELLLTDLPDSRGMYLGLKPLFNVIGPYSLVLPNGQPTLISYVVFFGLLFCFRRWWWHADAFRPRKFRVRSVLLTVFVAYVITAIWAFPVVMGLTWAAIISSVVQLSASWIHPDERAIEMQEVQA
- a CDS encoding PLDc N-terminal domain-containing protein yields the protein MFSIISLILFLFSLAFTVLYFVFWIWMLIDCLKYEPSEGNDKIIWAVVIILLQALGALLYYIVRRPERIKQTGQ
- a CDS encoding FHA domain-containing protein; the protein is MGFFSPTSRDDRQSAAPTDAGTNYLLWIDGVGTWLVYLQETLRIGGPGKPGSSSPLRSEWADLALLSNLSRHHATITRSGESYYLEAHAPVLCQERPVNDRVLLSDRATLKLNQDTILSFTQPTALSTSACLEFTSFHQPQQRLDGIVLMADNCLLGATGENHIVCKNWPGSVVIYRQGDQVLCRSRQEIYVNEKPASQGAVLTPGCLVSGPELRFRWEVIV
- a CDS encoding dipeptidase, which translates into the protein MLIFDAHLDMAWNACEWNRDLELPVSEIRKFERQFENIIPGEATVSWHALRKGGVGMTISTLLPRLHRKDAALTHYQSREAAYGVAMGQLAYYRAMVEKGVLREIPDSKTLKSHVEEWEANEAAAREEGSTIPIGFILSMEGAPPILSPGQIEHWFNAGLRILGPAHYGPGPYCYGTGSTGGLKEEGPALLKEMDRVGMLLDVTHLADQSFWEALEIFQGPVLASHHNCRALVDADRQLTDEQIKALIERGAVIGCAFDNWMIKPGWTIGVSDPKTTSIEDIANHTDHICQLAGNAKHCGMGTDLDGGFGKEQTPHDLDTIADLEMYASILEKRGYSEADIKGIMSQNFIDFFLKALPAG
- a CDS encoding DUF423 domain-containing protein, which produces MSCCSLNWSTIGAALGGLAVILGAFAAHGIDGYFAEKYAGQLKTVTGVEVPAAQKYLNDFKTGAQYQMYHSLALLAVGFAGVTSRKQKLLNIAGWCFLLGIIFFSGSLYVLTLSGQTFWGAIAPIGGTLLIVGWFSLAAGVCACGGGSTIETEGPETPAST
- a CDS encoding DJ-1/PfpI family protein, whose protein sequence is MAAKSILFLAGDYVEDYEIMVPFQALTMVGYQVDVVCPDKKAGDIIRTSIHDFEGDQTYSEKRGHNFTLNATFSEVNPDDYTGLLIPGGRAPEYIRLNERVLEITRSFFEAGKPVAAVCHGLQLLAAAGVLKDRSCTAYPACGPEVNLAGGTYVETAIDGVHVDGNLVSSPAWPAHPQWLAAFLKVLGTKIEL
- a CDS encoding sulfite exporter TauE/SafE family protein; amino-acid sequence: MSVGLFDFLLISLAGGAIGFLAGMFGVGGGFLLVPILNIVLGVPMELAVGSSACQILGPATTSLLARKIKIRDLAFPLVITGGLFLGVIAGTSILEKAKNSAKIQLNGQPIIVADLVVLVVYFLMLLTLAVISLRSARRPDSELKDAIFKNRFLIPPVATFPNLFEGTLSIPVIAWFGLALGLISGLLGISGGILLLPMLIFGLGIPTHRAITCSLVIVWIVAFQSTIAHALHGNVSIEIVIALLLGGTIGARLGSDLNSRLKGLQLRQQFGWLLLSVALMIGIRLIYLLVS